A genomic segment from Tuwongella immobilis encodes:
- a CDS encoding PVC-type heme-binding CxxCH protein, whose translation MRCFRSPWWLPSLGLLVVCVGWLASTSLPEIVAQQKGKKLSGTAEQLLKVGPRPQRPALPPSELPLQFIPHERIALVGNSTAERMNLFGHFETLVQMRFAKLELVIRNFGRPADEVAIRQRSNDYTRLDDPLYAFNPDTFLCFFGWNESFAGPEGVEKFKGDYERFLDEFTNKYPRDDAKSKPRFVLVSPLAFENAGDSMLPGGAKENANLKLYADAVKAVADKRKLAFVDLYTPTLAAFNQEPGLQFTINGCHANEKGDALIGSALEGALFGSATRYEPDSRFERLRAAINDKSWVHLQDYRMVNGWYVYGGRRTWDTETFPGEYLKIRNMAAVRDRYVWDLAQGKQVAAKPDDSETGELFTPQTRFGDPRQKYSEAPELRYLTPQQLIESCTTPPGTKIELFADETKFPELAKPVQLNFDGKGRLWVSCMPSYPQWQPGMPKANDKLVILEDTNGDGKADKSTVFYDQLHCPTGFEFWNGGVLVVDQPRLLFLKDTNGDDKADLVVHLLDGWATDDTHHTCGAFEWSNGGLLHMLEGIATSTTLETPWGPHRNTAGGAYVFDPRTLKIRHFLLPGQYNSWCYVFDEWGQGIVGDGTTSNHHWDTPLSGAMISGRKGMNTVFNNEGMRPALGCEWLVSRALPDSIQKHFTYACVINMNGMPRIDIQEDGAGFAGKRLKLSDGKPDDLIRSTDKHFRPADPQIGPDGALWFGDWANALIGHMQYSQRDPNRDHTRGRIYRLVATDKPLVKPVTQFGKSNAELFEQFREYEWRTRYRARRELRDRPAKELLADLQKWVASLNPSDPVYDRLLCEALWLQQSFHAVSDELLQKVLAAKTPQARAAATHVLSDERELVPNAQAMLIKMAEDDHPRVRTEAMRGLSFFATPEAVAGLVATAKKPLDYWARYTLEVSLSGHENLWRTGYLTGKLTADNPEAKKLLGELLAANKAGGAALPHIVLLLSQEEKTIEQRNKAMTALSSMTGNPNNGRAVFVRNCTACHRVGNGEGQEYGPNLDKVATRLTKYKLVESIIDPNAEVDQKYQSTRIDTLDGKTITGLVVSETPKEVVIFDGKDKKTIKVDDIDERTQLKQSSMPEGQAGAMSPAEFLDLIEYLSRLK comes from the coding sequence ATGCGCTGTTTCCGCTCACCTTGGTGGCTTCCATCGCTTGGCCTGTTGGTCGTTTGCGTTGGCTGGCTCGCTTCCACTTCTCTGCCGGAAATCGTGGCCCAACAAAAAGGCAAAAAGCTCTCCGGTACCGCCGAGCAACTGCTGAAAGTTGGCCCACGCCCACAACGACCGGCCCTGCCGCCGAGCGAACTCCCGCTGCAATTCATTCCGCATGAGCGGATTGCCCTGGTGGGCAACTCGACCGCCGAGCGAATGAATCTGTTCGGTCACTTTGAGACGCTGGTGCAGATGCGGTTTGCCAAGCTGGAATTGGTGATCCGCAACTTTGGCCGCCCCGCCGACGAAGTCGCCATTCGCCAACGATCCAACGACTACACCCGATTGGACGATCCGCTGTACGCATTCAATCCGGATACGTTCCTCTGTTTCTTTGGCTGGAACGAGTCGTTCGCTGGCCCCGAAGGCGTCGAAAAATTCAAAGGCGACTACGAGCGATTCCTCGACGAATTCACCAACAAATACCCCCGCGATGATGCCAAGTCGAAGCCGCGATTTGTGCTGGTCTCGCCACTCGCCTTTGAAAACGCGGGCGATTCGATGCTGCCCGGTGGTGCCAAAGAAAACGCCAATCTGAAGCTGTATGCCGATGCGGTGAAAGCGGTTGCGGACAAGCGCAAGCTCGCGTTTGTCGATCTGTACACGCCCACGCTCGCGGCCTTCAATCAAGAGCCTGGCCTGCAATTCACCATCAACGGTTGCCATGCCAACGAAAAGGGCGATGCTCTGATCGGCAGCGCGCTGGAAGGTGCGCTGTTTGGTTCCGCCACCCGATACGAGCCGGATTCCCGATTCGAGCGGCTGCGAGCCGCCATCAATGACAAGTCGTGGGTTCACCTGCAAGATTATCGCATGGTCAACGGCTGGTACGTATACGGTGGCCGTCGCACCTGGGATACGGAAACCTTCCCCGGCGAATATCTGAAGATTCGCAACATGGCCGCCGTGCGAGATCGCTATGTGTGGGATTTGGCCCAAGGCAAGCAAGTAGCGGCCAAGCCCGACGACAGCGAAACCGGCGAACTGTTCACGCCGCAAACTCGCTTCGGCGACCCCCGGCAGAAATACTCCGAAGCCCCCGAATTACGCTATCTCACGCCGCAACAATTGATCGAATCCTGCACCACCCCGCCGGGCACGAAAATCGAATTGTTCGCCGATGAAACGAAGTTCCCCGAGTTGGCCAAGCCGGTTCAACTCAACTTCGATGGCAAGGGGCGACTGTGGGTCTCCTGCATGCCCAGCTATCCGCAATGGCAACCGGGAATGCCCAAGGCCAATGATAAATTGGTCATCCTCGAAGACACCAACGGCGACGGCAAAGCCGATAAATCGACCGTCTTTTACGATCAACTCCACTGCCCCACCGGTTTTGAATTCTGGAATGGTGGCGTTCTCGTTGTCGATCAACCGCGGCTGCTGTTCCTCAAAGACACCAACGGTGATGATAAGGCCGATTTGGTCGTGCATCTGCTCGATGGTTGGGCGACCGACGACACCCACCACACCTGCGGCGCATTCGAGTGGAGCAACGGCGGTCTGCTGCACATGCTCGAAGGGATTGCCACCAGCACCACCCTGGAAACGCCGTGGGGACCGCACCGCAACACCGCCGGTGGCGCGTATGTGTTCGATCCGCGAACGCTGAAGATTCGTCATTTCCTGCTGCCGGGCCAATACAACTCCTGGTGCTATGTGTTCGATGAATGGGGCCAAGGGATCGTCGGCGACGGCACCACGTCGAACCACCACTGGGATACGCCGCTGTCCGGAGCGATGATTTCGGGCCGCAAGGGGATGAACACCGTCTTCAATAACGAAGGCATGCGTCCGGCTCTGGGGTGCGAATGGCTGGTCAGTCGAGCGCTGCCCGATTCGATCCAAAAGCATTTCACCTATGCCTGTGTCATCAACATGAACGGCATGCCGCGAATCGACATTCAAGAAGATGGGGCCGGTTTCGCGGGCAAACGGCTGAAGCTCAGCGACGGCAAGCCCGATGATCTCATCCGCTCCACCGACAAGCACTTCCGCCCGGCAGATCCGCAAATCGGGCCGGATGGTGCCCTGTGGTTCGGCGATTGGGCCAACGCGCTCATCGGTCACATGCAGTATTCGCAACGCGACCCCAACCGCGATCACACCCGTGGCCGCATCTATCGCCTCGTGGCGACGGATAAGCCGTTGGTCAAGCCGGTGACGCAATTTGGCAAATCGAATGCCGAACTATTCGAACAATTCCGCGAATACGAATGGCGCACCCGCTATCGTGCTCGCCGCGAACTGCGCGATCGCCCGGCCAAGGAACTGCTCGCCGACTTGCAAAAGTGGGTCGCCAGCCTGAATCCCAGCGATCCAGTCTACGACCGCCTGCTGTGCGAAGCGTTGTGGCTGCAACAATCGTTCCACGCCGTCAGCGATGAACTGCTGCAAAAAGTTCTCGCCGCCAAGACGCCGCAAGCCCGTGCCGCCGCGACGCACGTGCTATCCGATGAGCGTGAGTTGGTCCCCAACGCGCAAGCGATGCTCATCAAGATGGCCGAAGACGATCATCCGCGGGTGCGGACCGAAGCGATGCGTGGCCTGAGCTTCTTCGCCACTCCCGAAGCCGTCGCCGGATTGGTCGCAACGGCGAAAAAGCCGCTCGATTACTGGGCCCGCTACACACTCGAAGTGTCCCTTTCGGGCCATGAAAATCTGTGGCGAACCGGATATCTCACCGGCAAACTGACCGCCGACAACCCCGAAGCCAAGAAACTCCTGGGCGAACTGTTGGCCGCCAACAAAGCCGGTGGTGCCGCGCTGCCGCATATCGTGCTGCTGCTCAGCCAAGAAGAAAAGACCATCGAGCAACGCAACAAGGCCATGACCGCATTGTCGAGCATGACCGGCAACCCCAACAATGGGCGAGCCGTCTTCGTCCGCAACTGCACCGCTTGTCACCGCGTCGGCAACGGCGAAGGGCAAGAATACGGGCCGAACCTCGATAAGGTCGCCACCCGATTGACGAAGTACAAGCTCGTCGAATCGATCATCGACCCCAACGCCGAAGTCGATCAAAAGTACCAATCCACCCGGATTGATACGCTGGATGGCAAAACCATCACCGGCCTCGTCGTGAGCGAAACCCCGAAAGAAGTCGTGATCTTCGACGGCAAGGACAAGAAGACCATCAAAGTCGACGATATCGATGAACGAACGCAACTCAAGCAGTCGAGCATGCCCGAAGGCCAAGCCGGAGCCATGTCACCTGCCGAGTTCCTCGACCTCATCGAATACCTGTCCCGACTGAAGTAA
- a CDS encoding DUF1015 domain-containing protein, whose protein sequence is MAEIHAFRAVRYDLGRVGMLSDVVAPPYDVIDAALQQQLYDRSPFNSIRVELTQEQPGDTEHNNRYTRAASTIREWEREGALVQDSVRALYVYEQEFVVEGKTYHRRGFIGRVRLEPFGTGRIFPHEETMSGPKADRLNLYRATAMNLSPVFGLYPDETNAVFAILEPHLHRNLPVQAVDHLGVVSRIWTITDETAIREVSVLFAEKPVFIADGHHRYETSLKYLEERKAAGEVTTPDASANFVMMMLVSMSDPGLIILPTHRLVSGLSGLTSEQVKTILAPEFDVETIGVGADAAKATWERMEMDGGQTLLGFGTTSDGVWQLAKLRNGDSMNQLAGDHSDPWRELGVSVLHVLVLNHLVPQAIAGASPTCKYVHLLQEVTDAQAAGACDLAVLVPPAGMEHVELIAGNREKMPPKSTYFYPKLLTGLTFNTLKGN, encoded by the coding sequence ATGGCTGAGATTCATGCCTTCCGTGCGGTTCGTTACGACCTGGGTCGGGTCGGCATGCTCTCGGATGTGGTGGCGCCACCGTATGATGTGATCGACGCCGCCTTGCAACAGCAATTGTACGACCGTAGCCCATTCAATTCGATCCGCGTCGAATTGACCCAAGAGCAACCGGGCGACACCGAGCACAATAACCGCTACACCCGCGCCGCCAGCACGATTCGGGAGTGGGAGCGCGAAGGAGCACTCGTCCAAGATTCCGTGCGGGCGTTGTACGTCTACGAACAAGAATTCGTGGTCGAAGGCAAAACCTATCATCGCCGCGGATTCATTGGCCGCGTTCGGCTGGAACCGTTTGGCACCGGCCGCATCTTCCCGCACGAAGAAACCATGTCCGGCCCGAAGGCGGATCGGCTGAATTTGTACCGCGCCACGGCCATGAATCTGTCGCCGGTGTTCGGCCTCTACCCGGACGAAACCAACGCCGTATTCGCCATTCTGGAACCGCATCTGCACCGGAATCTGCCGGTTCAAGCGGTGGATCATCTGGGCGTGGTCAGCCGAATTTGGACCATCACCGATGAAACCGCGATTCGGGAAGTGAGCGTTCTGTTTGCGGAAAAGCCAGTGTTCATTGCCGATGGGCACCACCGCTACGAAACCAGCCTAAAGTACCTCGAAGAACGCAAAGCCGCCGGCGAAGTCACCACGCCAGACGCATCGGCGAATTTCGTGATGATGATGCTGGTGAGCATGAGTGATCCGGGATTGATCATTCTGCCGACACACCGACTCGTTTCCGGGCTGTCGGGCTTGACTTCGGAACAAGTCAAGACCATCCTGGCACCGGAATTCGATGTGGAAACCATCGGCGTGGGTGCGGATGCTGCCAAAGCGACCTGGGAACGGATGGAAATGGACGGCGGGCAAACGCTGCTCGGGTTCGGGACCACCTCCGATGGCGTCTGGCAACTGGCGAAGCTCCGCAACGGCGACAGCATGAACCAACTCGCTGGCGATCACAGCGATCCGTGGCGTGAACTGGGCGTGAGCGTGCTGCATGTGCTGGTGCTGAATCATCTGGTGCCGCAAGCCATCGCCGGTGCCTCACCGACCTGCAAGTATGTGCATTTGTTGCAAGAAGTGACCGATGCCCAAGCCGCGGGTGCCTGCGATCTGGCCGTGCTGGTGCCGCCCGCCGGGATGGAGCATGTGGAACTGAT
- a CDS encoding YggS family pyridoxal phosphate-dependent enzyme, giving the protein MQPSEIQQILSDRLARVEATIAGACAKARRSRDEVRLIAVTKTVSAAVTAMLPRLGVVDLAENRPQTLWGKVDAVPNVRWHFIGHLQRNKIDRTLPLMHWLHSVDSVRLLEALQSECVKQNRHLSIFIEVNASREEQKQGFAHEDCAALGPVLARCDRLSILGLMGMAAYSDDPENSRPTFAAMFALRERLRQEWGLPLPELSLGMSNDYVVAIEEGATCVRLGTTLFEGLDGELPGVGG; this is encoded by the coding sequence ATGCAGCCAAGTGAAATTCAGCAAATTCTCTCCGACCGACTCGCCCGAGTGGAGGCGACCATCGCCGGGGCGTGCGCCAAAGCTCGACGCTCCCGAGATGAGGTGCGGTTGATCGCCGTCACCAAGACTGTCTCCGCCGCGGTCACGGCCATGCTCCCGAGGCTGGGGGTAGTGGATCTGGCGGAGAATCGGCCGCAAACCCTTTGGGGGAAAGTGGATGCGGTGCCGAATGTTCGCTGGCACTTCATCGGCCATCTGCAGCGAAACAAAATCGATCGCACGTTGCCGCTGATGCATTGGCTGCATTCGGTGGACAGCGTGCGCTTGCTGGAAGCCCTCCAATCCGAGTGCGTGAAGCAGAATCGGCATCTGTCGATTTTCATCGAAGTGAACGCCAGCCGCGAGGAACAAAAGCAGGGCTTTGCCCACGAAGATTGTGCCGCCCTCGGGCCGGTGCTGGCACGGTGCGACCGACTTTCCATCCTGGGATTGATGGGAATGGCCGCGTATTCCGACGATCCGGAGAACTCCCGACCGACATTCGCCGCCATGTTCGCCCTGCGGGAACGACTCCGCCAGGAATGGGGCTTGCCCTTGCCAGAATTATCGCTCGGAATGTCCAACGATTATGTCGTTGCCATCGAAGAAGGGGCCACCTGCGTGCGCTTGGGCACGACCCTCTTTGAAGGATTAGACGGCGAACTTCCCGGAGTCGGGGGATGA
- a CDS encoding DUF167 domain-containing protein, with amino-acid sequence MITATPHASGAILPVRAQPGARKNAVLGEHSGMLKVAVTAPPEDGRANAALQELLAEWLGVKRSQVELFQGATNRQKAFLIHGTSASALTEQIARKLAPPDA; translated from the coding sequence ATGATTACCGCCACACCGCATGCGTCTGGGGCGATTCTGCCGGTTCGAGCGCAGCCCGGAGCCCGCAAGAACGCCGTGCTCGGCGAGCATTCCGGCATGCTGAAAGTGGCCGTCACCGCGCCACCGGAAGACGGCCGCGCCAACGCTGCCTTGCAGGAGCTACTCGCCGAGTGGCTGGGCGTCAAACGCTCGCAGGTGGAACTCTTCCAAGGCGCAACCAATCGCCAGAAAGCGTTCCTGATCCACGGCACCTCCGCAAGCGCATTAACCGAACAAATCGCACGCAAGCTGGCACCTCCCGACGCGTAA
- a CDS encoding SUMF1/EgtB/PvdO family nonheme iron enzyme: MSTVKERFFGLIRKCGGATKVVTNAVLSFVPGGAAMLPMVNAAIDSAQLIAQGDWEEQLLQLAKRNAGEAERLSRLLAALTTDLQPLCDAALDAVASGVRVESAVQELLSRDAALQGQVQQLGERIEAKLDATYAEVRDLHAKLDRLIDERNVSTSATAPLVVSVSNDAEREFLRQARERYRAQPAGVVSGEQWATLGDGLAAAGEFAAAVECQTLAANAPATTADERAEAHFKAYRAACELRRWEVALTELQAACALRPAEYRPFDLKRYEVLAILGAGGFGTVFHCRDRYKKDKRGQSLEYAIKTLHTADLDRDIESVFDEAHTLGVLEHPNIVRGLDQNFADSDRQQRPYLVLEYFAGPTLEAHLAGTGVLPLEDWLSVAEQIAAAVQAAHAEGVWHRDLKPGNVLVRREGSAWQVKVIDFGLAVKVPVARQVSQEVQAQASTTRAVSFTGTLEYAAPEQRGKLPGVKVGPYTDVFAFGKTCMWSLLGTLEPRGWHWKKLPEERRDGVQEFIERCAAEELSERLPNFDAVLTQLAALRGESKPTGPSAEELQREAAAQIETQRREREAAETRERERLEQARQEAERQRLQQEAEASERQKREAAEALERDRLEQARREAERQRLQQEAEASERQKRKQAKREATERVRGAAEAKQKAEKAANGLTIGDVWTNSVGMSFAYIPAGEFLMGSPVGVGKRGERPQHQVRISQPFWLGVTPVTRGQFAMFVSETGYRTAAETGKGGNGYIGDSWMMDASITWRSPWFTQTDEHPVVVVNYQDAQRFVQWLNTKGDAEYALPTEAQWEYACRAGTTTRYFFGDDEQRLGEFAWFDGNSGKQTHPVGEKAVNPWGLNDILGNVWEWCEDWFGPYISATATDPKGVSSGSNRVIRGGSWLNLAVRCRSSYRNSHSASRQGSNLGFRVAMQVRLDDAERLPRQTEELQTKAENQSSPGKLVSPWSEIESEFHDYLASSKAGNGTKGWLNRNVTRVPIWQQAAEEGCVPAMVLYGDCCDEGVGTPKHGEHAFRWYRKAAETGNSLAMSGIGWLYHRGHGVPQDYGEAMRWLRNAADASESLAMILIGWLYQNGQGVPQDYTEAMHWFRKAADAGNALAMRNIGVLHYNGQGLPQDYTEAMHWFRKAADAGNADAMNWMGWLYQKSEGVPQDYGEAMYWFRKAADAGVANAMNNIGMLFQYGQGVPQDYEEAMSWFRRAAEAGAAIAINNIGFLYQTGGGVLQDYSEAMRWFRKSADAGNALAMNNIGMLYNNGHGVPKDYGEAMRWFRKSADAGNALAMRNIGLMYRDGEGVRKDYCEAMGWYRRSADAGDASAMDYIGELYQFGLGVARDLKTAIEWYERAIAAGCNLAEESLVRARAELKKR; the protein is encoded by the coding sequence ATGTCTACCGTCAAAGAGCGGTTCTTTGGTTTGATCCGCAAGTGCGGCGGGGCGACGAAGGTCGTCACCAACGCGGTGTTGTCGTTTGTGCCGGGTGGCGCGGCGATGTTGCCGATGGTCAATGCCGCGATTGACTCGGCGCAATTGATCGCCCAAGGCGATTGGGAAGAGCAACTGCTGCAGTTGGCCAAGCGCAATGCGGGCGAGGCGGAGCGGCTGTCGCGGCTGCTGGCGGCATTGACCACCGATTTGCAGCCGTTGTGCGATGCGGCGTTGGATGCGGTCGCCAGCGGGGTGCGGGTCGAATCGGCGGTGCAGGAGTTGCTCAGCCGCGATGCGGCGTTGCAAGGCCAGGTCCAACAACTGGGCGAACGCATCGAGGCAAAGTTGGACGCCACCTATGCCGAGGTGCGCGATTTGCATGCCAAGCTGGATCGCCTGATCGACGAACGGAACGTCAGCACCTCAGCCACCGCGCCGTTGGTGGTCTCGGTGAGCAACGATGCCGAGCGCGAGTTTCTGCGACAAGCGCGAGAGCGTTACCGGGCGCAACCTGCGGGAGTGGTATCCGGCGAGCAGTGGGCGACGCTGGGCGATGGGCTGGCGGCGGCGGGGGAATTCGCGGCGGCCGTGGAGTGTCAGACGCTGGCGGCGAATGCCCCGGCAACGACGGCGGATGAGCGGGCAGAGGCGCACTTCAAGGCATATCGGGCGGCATGCGAGTTGCGGCGCTGGGAAGTCGCACTCACGGAATTGCAGGCGGCATGCGCGTTGCGGCCAGCGGAATATCGGCCGTTCGACCTGAAGCGATACGAGGTGCTGGCCATTCTGGGCGCGGGCGGGTTCGGCACCGTATTCCACTGCCGGGATCGCTACAAGAAGGACAAGCGGGGGCAGTCTCTGGAGTATGCGATCAAGACGCTGCACACGGCGGACCTGGATCGGGATATTGAGAGCGTGTTCGATGAGGCGCACACGCTGGGAGTGCTGGAGCATCCGAATATCGTGCGAGGGTTGGATCAGAATTTCGCGGATTCGGATCGCCAGCAGCGGCCGTACCTGGTGCTGGAATACTTCGCCGGTCCGACGCTGGAGGCCCACCTGGCGGGGACCGGCGTGCTGCCGTTGGAAGACTGGCTCAGCGTGGCGGAGCAGATCGCGGCAGCGGTGCAGGCGGCGCATGCCGAAGGCGTGTGGCACCGCGACCTGAAGCCGGGCAACGTGCTGGTGCGTCGTGAGGGGAGCGCGTGGCAGGTAAAGGTGATCGACTTCGGGCTGGCGGTGAAGGTGCCGGTGGCGCGGCAAGTCAGCCAGGAAGTGCAAGCCCAGGCATCGACGACTCGTGCGGTGAGTTTCACGGGGACGCTGGAATACGCGGCCCCGGAGCAGCGCGGCAAGCTGCCGGGCGTGAAGGTTGGTCCGTACACGGATGTGTTCGCGTTCGGCAAGACGTGCATGTGGTCGCTATTGGGGACGTTGGAACCACGCGGCTGGCACTGGAAGAAGCTGCCCGAGGAACGGCGCGATGGGGTGCAGGAGTTCATCGAACGCTGCGCTGCGGAAGAACTGAGCGAACGGCTGCCGAACTTCGACGCGGTGCTGACGCAATTAGCCGCATTGCGAGGCGAGTCGAAGCCGACTGGACCATCCGCCGAAGAGTTGCAACGCGAAGCCGCCGCCCAGATCGAAACCCAGCGGCGGGAACGCGAAGCGGCCGAGACCCGCGAACGGGAGCGATTGGAACAAGCACGCCAGGAAGCCGAACGCCAACGCTTGCAGCAAGAGGCAGAGGCGTCCGAGCGGCAAAAGCGGGAAGCCGCCGAGGCCCTCGAACGGGATCGATTGGAACAAGCACGCAGGGAAGCCGAACGCCAACGCTTGCAGCAAGAGGCAGAGGCGTCCGAGCGGCAGAAGCGGAAACAGGCCAAGCGTGAGGCGACGGAACGCGTGAGGGGGGCGGCGGAGGCAAAGCAGAAAGCCGAGAAAGCGGCGAATGGACTAACGATCGGCGATGTATGGACTAACAGCGTAGGCATGTCGTTCGCGTACATTCCAGCAGGCGAGTTCCTGATGGGGTCGCCTGTTGGTGTGGGGAAGAGGGGCGAACGACCACAACACCAAGTGCGGATCAGTCAGCCGTTCTGGCTGGGTGTCACACCCGTTACACGCGGTCAGTTCGCGATGTTCGTCAGCGAGACTGGCTACCGCACTGCAGCAGAAACTGGCAAAGGAGGAAATGGTTACATCGGTGACAGTTGGATGATGGACGCTTCGATCACGTGGAGGTCGCCTTGGTTCACACAGACCGATGAACACCCAGTTGTCGTGGTCAATTATCAAGATGCTCAAAGATTTGTTCAGTGGTTGAACACGAAGGGCGATGCGGAATACGCACTCCCAACGGAAGCACAATGGGAATATGCTTGCCGCGCGGGCACAACGACTCGTTACTTCTTCGGCGACGATGAGCAGCGGCTTGGCGAGTTCGCATGGTTCGATGGCAACTCGGGCAAACAGACCCATCCAGTCGGCGAGAAAGCCGTTAACCCATGGGGCCTGAATGACATCCTGGGCAACGTCTGGGAATGGTGCGAGGACTGGTTTGGTCCTTACATCTCCGCTACCGCGACGGACCCTAAGGGGGTTAGCAGTGGATCCAACCGCGTGATCCGTGGTGGGTCGTGGCTCAACCTCGCCGTCCGCTGCCGGTCCAGCTACCGGAACAGCCACTCCGCATCGCGCCAGGGCAGCAACCTGGGATTTCGCGTTGCCATGCAGGTTCGTCTTGACGACGCGGAGCGTTTACCTCGCCAGACCGAAGAATTGCAGACAAAAGCTGAAAATCAATCATCGCCCGGCAAATTGGTCAGTCCTTGGTCCGAGATCGAATCGGAATTCCACGACTACCTTGCATCCAGTAAGGCCGGTAACGGAACGAAGGGGTGGTTGAATCGAAACGTCACTCGCGTTCCGATTTGGCAACAAGCAGCGGAAGAAGGCTGCGTTCCCGCGATGGTTCTGTACGGCGATTGCTGTGATGAGGGGGTAGGAACCCCCAAGCACGGCGAACACGCATTCCGGTGGTACCGTAAGGCGGCCGAGACAGGGAATTCTTTGGCCATGTCCGGGATCGGCTGGTTGTACCATAGGGGCCACGGAGTGCCGCAAGACTATGGCGAGGCAATGCGGTGGTTACGAAATGCTGCCGATGCAAGTGAATCTTTGGCTATGATACTCATCGGTTGGCTCTACCAGAATGGCCAGGGCGTGCCGCAAGATTACACCGAGGCGATGCATTGGTTCCGGAAAGCAGCCGACGCTGGGAATGCTTTAGCAATGCGTAACATCGGCGTACTTCACTATAATGGCCAAGGCTTGCCGCAAGATTACACCGAGGCGATGCATTGGTTCCGGAAAGCAGCCGACGCTGGGAATGCTGATGCCATGAACTGGATGGGATGGCTGTATCAGAAAAGCGAGGGCGTGCCGCAGGACTATGGTGAGGCGATGTATTGGTTCCGCAAGGCGGCAGACGCAGGGGTCGCAAACGCCATGAACAATATCGGCATGCTATTTCAATACGGCCAAGGTGTGCCGCAGGACTATGAAGAGGCGATGAGTTGGTTTCGCAGAGCGGCTGAAGCCGGAGCTGCAATCGCCATAAACAATATCGGTTTTCTGTACCAAACTGGCGGAGGCGTGCTGCAGGACTATAGCGAAGCGATGCGATGGTTTCGCAAGTCGGCCGACGCCGGTAATGCTCTAGCAATGAACAATATCGGCATGTTGTACAATAATGGTCATGGGGTCCCGAAGGACTATGGTGAAGCGATGCGATGGTTTCGCAAGTCAGCTGACGCCGGTAATGCTCTAGCAATGAGGAATATCGGCTTGATGTATCGGGATGGTGAGGGAGTGCGTAAGGACTACTGCGAGGCGATGGGGTGGTATCGCAGGTCAGCCGACGCTGGGGATGCCTCCGCAATGGACTATATCGGCGAGTTGTACCAATTTGGGCTGGGTGTCGCTCGGGATCTCAAAACCGCGATCGAGTGGTACGAGCGTGCAATCGCGGCTGGCTGTAACTTAGCGGAAGAGTCCCTCGTGCGAGCGCGGGCAGAGTTGAAGAAACGATGA